From the genome of Malus domestica chromosome 04, GDT2T_hap1, one region includes:
- the LOC103443464 gene encoding elongation factor 1-alpha, producing the protein MGKEKFHINIVVIGHVDSGKSTTTGHLIYKLGGIDKRVIERFEKEAAEMNKRSFKYAWVLDKLKAERERGITIDIALWKFETTKYYCTVIDAPGHRDFIKNMITGTSQADCAVLIIDSTTGGFEAGISKDGQTREHALLAFTLGVKQMICCCNKMDATTPKYSKARYEEIVKEVSSYLKKVGYNPDKIAFVPISGFEGDNMIERSTNLDWYKGPTLLEALDLINEPKRPSDKPLRLPLQDVYKIGGIGTVPVGRVETGIVKPGMVVTFGPTGLTTEVKSVEMHHEALQEALPGDNVGFNVKNVAVKDLKRGFVASNSKDDPAKEAANFTSQVIIMNHPGQIGNGYAPVLDCHTSHIAVKFGEILTKIDRRSGKEIEKEPKFLKNGDAGMVKMLPTKPMVVETFSEYPPLGRFAVRDMRQTVAVGVIKSVEKKDPSGAKVTKSAAKKK; encoded by the exons ATGGGTAAAGAGAAGTTTCACATCAACATCGTGGTCATTGGCCATGTCGACTCCGGCAAGTCGACCACCACTGGTCATCTTATCTACAAGCTTGGAGGTATTGACAAGCGTGTGATTGAGAGGTTCGAGAAGGAAGCTGCTGAGATGAACAAAAGGTCATTCAAGTATGCCTGGGTGCTTGACAAGCTTAAGGCCGAGCGTGAGCGCGGTATCACCATTGATATCGCCTTGTGGAAGTTTGAGACCACAAAGTACTACTGCACGGTGATTGATGCTCCGGGACATCGTGATTTCATTAAAAACATGATTACTGGAACATCACAGGCTGACTGTGCTGTCCTCATCATTGACTCCACCACTGGTGGTTTCGAAGCTGGTATTTCCAAGGACGGACAGACCCGTGAGCACGCTCTTCTTGCTTTCACCCTCGGTGTGAAGCAGATGATTTGCTGCTGTAACAAG ATGGATGCCACCACTCCTAAGTACTCTAAGGCAAGGTACGAAGAAATCGTGAAGGAAGTTTCATCCTACCTGAAGAAGGTTGGGTACAACCCTGACAAAATCGCCTTTGTTCCCATCTCTGGGTTTGAGGGTGACAACATGATTGAGAGGTCCACCAACCTTGACTGGTACAAGGGACCAACCCTTCTTGAGGCTCTTGACCTGATCAACGAGCCCAAGAGGCCCTCAGACAAGCCCCTCCGTCTTCCTCTTCAGGATGTGTACAAGATTGGTGGTATTGGAACTGTGCCAGTGGGACGTGTAGAGACTGGTATCGTCAAGCCTGGTATGGTTGTGACTTTTGGGCCAACTGGTCTGACCACTGAAGTTAAGTCAGTTGAGATGCATCATGAGGCTCTTCAGGAGGCACTCCCTGGTGACAATGTCGGGTTCAATGTTAAGAATGTTGCTGTGAAGGATCTCAAGCGTGGTTTCGTCGCATCCAACTCCAAGGATGACCCTGCCAAGGAGGCTGCCAACTTCACATCTCAGGTTATCATCATGAACCACCCTGGTCAGATCGGCAACGGATATGCCCCAGTTTTGGATTGCCACACTTCGCACATTGCCGTGAAGTTCGGTGAGATCCTTACCAAGATTGACAGGAGGTCTGGAAAGGAGATTGAGAAGGAGCCAAAGTTCTTGAAGAACGGAGATGCAGGTATGGTGAAGATGCTTCCCACCAAGCCCATGGTTGTGGAGACCTTCTCTGAGTACCCACCATTGGGTCGCTTTGCTGTTCGTGACATGCGACAGACTGTTGCAGTCGGTGTTATCAAGAGCGTTGAGAAGAAGGATCCCAGCGGTGCCAAGGTCACCAAGTCTGCTGCCAAGAAGAAGTGA